A genomic region of Ewingella sp. CoE-038-23 contains the following coding sequences:
- a CDS encoding ion transporter, which translates to MAHRFRSIALLRRRCYQLLFDNYTRSGRRMEAFWVLTAILSVIALFFESSAHTLFPHTPNIMQFFGLIELGFTAIFTVEYVLRIFATPSKERYPLSFFGLVDLLTILPLYILWLFPSLVSTGDMVVLIRLLRILRVLRVLKLLRYMNEAGVLWRSLMRARHKLTLFFGFVAIILCLFGGLMFAIEGGRDGFTSLGTSVYWAVVTLTTVGYGDITPHTPLGRVLASVLILLGYSIIAVPTGILTAYMSQELQKGREQRSCRHCHHIGHELDARFCDHCGTRLPALRSQLIDKKPNNRTLNERIDD; encoded by the coding sequence ATGGCACATCGGTTTCGTTCTATCGCGTTGCTGCGCAGGCGCTGCTACCAGCTGCTGTTTGATAACTATACGCGCAGCGGGCGGCGCATGGAGGCGTTCTGGGTTCTGACCGCCATCCTCAGCGTCATTGCGCTGTTCTTTGAATCCAGCGCGCACACTCTTTTCCCCCATACGCCCAACATCATGCAGTTCTTCGGTCTGATCGAGCTGGGCTTTACCGCGATTTTTACCGTGGAATATGTGTTGCGCATTTTTGCCACTCCGAGCAAAGAGCGCTACCCGCTGAGCTTCTTCGGGCTGGTGGATCTGTTGACCATTCTGCCGCTCTATATTCTCTGGCTATTCCCGTCGCTGGTGAGTACCGGCGATATGGTGGTGCTGATTCGCCTGCTGCGAATATTGCGCGTGCTGAGGGTGCTCAAGCTGCTGCGCTATATGAATGAGGCGGGTGTGCTGTGGCGCAGTTTGATGCGCGCGCGACATAAGCTGACCCTATTCTTCGGCTTCGTGGCGATCATTCTCTGCCTGTTCGGCGGGTTAATGTTTGCTATAGAAGGAGGGCGCGACGGCTTCACCTCGCTGGGGACCTCGGTCTACTGGGCGGTGGTGACCCTGACCACGGTAGGGTATGGCGATATTACGCCGCACACGCCGCTCGGACGGGTACTGGCTTCCGTTTTGATTTTGCTGGGCTATTCGATAATCGCGGTACCTACGGGGATCTTGACGGCCTATATGTCGCAAGAACTGCAAAAAGGGCGTGAGCAGCGTTCTTGCCGCCACTGTCATCACATCGGCCATGAATTAGATGCACGTTTTTGCGACCATTGTGGCACCCGATTGCCGGCGCTTAGATCTCAACTTATTGATAAAAAACCAAATAATCGTACGCTTAACGAGCGCATTGATGATTAA
- the cspE gene encoding transcription antiterminator/RNA stability regulator CspE, protein MSMMKGQVKWFNESKGFGFITPADGSKDVFVHFSAIQDQGFKTLAEGQNVQFSIENGAKGPSAANVTAI, encoded by the coding sequence ATGTCTATGATGAAAGGTCAGGTTAAGTGGTTTAACGAGTCTAAAGGCTTTGGCTTCATCACTCCTGCTGATGGCAGCAAAGACGTGTTCGTACACTTCTCTGCAATCCAGGATCAAGGTTTCAAGACCCTGGCTGAAGGCCAGAATGTACAGTTCTCTATCGAGAACGGTGCTAAAGGTCCGTCTGCGGCTAACGTTACCGCTATCTAA
- the dsrB gene encoding protein DsrB: MKVNDLVTVKTDGGPRREGKVLEIEEFYEGVMYLVSLEDYPAGIWFFNEVDSKDGTFVEPRVASRD; encoded by the coding sequence ATGAAAGTTAACGATCTGGTGACAGTTAAGACCGACGGCGGCCCGCGCCGTGAAGGCAAGGTTCTGGAAATTGAAGAGTTTTACGAAGGCGTGATGTATCTGGTTTCTCTGGAAGATTACCCGGCCGGGATCTGGTTCTTTAACGAAGTCGACAGCAAAGACGGCACCTTCGTCGAGCCTCGCGTGGCCAGCAGAGACTAA
- a CDS encoding methyl-accepting chemotaxis protein: MDTFTTAIPGATEKPATSFISNIRLITLISTILAGILILFALSIGTSSFFLKQSNDALESATQELQIRLALSNSSNHLRTARLLLIQAAAAARVSDQDTFEKNITEAQKRIKQSQDAFKQYIDRPHQTETDHALDEPLKKSYDNYLKQGMAPMLESARQSHFEEVISQEAETLRGLDQANNAPLLAAITYRTDTANQINQRAHADAKLGYALMAGAFALALLLTVITYFIMRKVIITPINRLVKRIQHIAQGDLTQPSDIAGRNEIGVLSTNVDHMQSSLASTVLTVREGATSIYQGSTEIASGNTDLSSRTEQQAAALEQTAASMEQLTATVKLNSENAHHASKLAADASEKAQKGGDIVASVVSTMENISRSSTKIAEITNVINSIAFQTNILALNAAVEAARAGEQGRGFAVVASEVRNLAQRSAQAAKEIEQLIEESVDHVGEGSLLVGDAGDTMYEIVTAVSHVTDIMDEIASASDEQSRGISQVSQAVSEMDGVTQQNASLVQQASAAAASLEEQAERLTQAVAVFRLDSKVITTAPRRPTLALVEPLKENKLATDNQNWETF, encoded by the coding sequence ATGGACACCTTTACCACGGCCATTCCCGGTGCAACCGAGAAGCCAGCCACCTCTTTTATCAGCAATATTCGCCTGATCACCTTGATCAGCACCATTCTCGCCGGGATCCTCATTCTGTTTGCCCTCTCCATCGGTACGTCGAGTTTCTTCCTCAAGCAGAGTAACGATGCGTTGGAAAGCGCCACGCAGGAGCTGCAGATTCGCCTGGCCCTTTCCAACAGTTCAAACCATCTGCGCACCGCGCGTTTGCTGTTGATTCAGGCCGCCGCCGCCGCGCGCGTCAGCGATCAGGATACCTTTGAGAAGAACATTACTGAGGCGCAAAAGCGCATTAAGCAGTCGCAAGATGCCTTCAAGCAGTACATCGACCGTCCGCATCAAACCGAGACTGACCATGCTCTCGACGAGCCGCTGAAAAAGTCATATGACAATTATCTCAAGCAAGGCATGGCGCCGATGCTGGAGTCTGCCCGCCAGTCCCATTTTGAAGAAGTCATTTCGCAGGAAGCCGAAACCCTGCGCGGGCTGGATCAGGCCAACAACGCGCCGCTGCTGGCAGCCATTACTTATCGCACCGATACCGCCAATCAGATTAACCAGCGTGCCCACGCCGATGCCAAACTGGGCTACGCCCTGATGGCAGGCGCCTTTGCTCTGGCGCTGCTGCTGACGGTTATCACCTATTTCATTATGCGCAAAGTGATCATCACCCCGATTAACCGTCTGGTGAAGCGCATTCAGCACATCGCGCAGGGAGATCTCACCCAGCCTTCCGACATCGCGGGTCGCAATGAGATTGGCGTGCTGAGCACTAACGTTGACCATATGCAGAGTTCACTCGCCAGTACCGTGCTGACCGTGCGCGAAGGTGCGACCTCGATTTACCAAGGCTCCACCGAGATTGCCAGCGGCAACACTGACCTCTCCTCGCGCACCGAGCAGCAGGCCGCAGCCTTGGAGCAGACCGCCGCCAGCATGGAACAGCTCACCGCCACGGTAAAACTCAATTCGGAAAATGCCCATCATGCCAGCAAACTGGCCGCCGACGCCTCCGAGAAAGCGCAGAAAGGCGGAGATATCGTCGCCAGCGTGGTGAGCACTATGGAAAACATCTCGCGCAGTTCGACCAAAATTGCCGAAATCACCAACGTTATTAATAGCATTGCCTTCCAAACCAACATTCTGGCGCTGAACGCCGCCGTTGAGGCAGCCCGCGCCGGTGAGCAGGGTCGCGGCTTTGCGGTGGTGGCAAGTGAAGTGAGAAATCTGGCGCAGCGCAGCGCGCAGGCCGCTAAAGAGATTGAACAGCTGATTGAAGAGTCGGTAGATCACGTGGGCGAAGGCAGCCTGCTGGTCGGCGACGCGGGCGACACCATGTATGAAATCGTCACTGCCGTCAGCCATGTGACCGACATTATGGACGAAATCGCCTCGGCGTCAGATGAACAGAGCCGGGGCATCAGTCAGGTAAGTCAGGCGGTATCGGAGATGGACGGCGTCACCCAGCAGAATGCTTCACTGGTGCAGCAAGCCTCTGCGGCGGCGGCATCGCTGGAGGAGCAGGCAGAGCGCCTGACGCAGGCCGTCGCGGTGTTCCGCCTTGATAGCAAAGTAATCACCACTGCGCCCCGCCGCCCGACGTTGGCATTAGTTGAGCCACTGAAAGAGAACAAACTGGCGACCGATAACCAGAACTGGGAAACCTTCTAA
- a CDS encoding glycoside hydrolase family 88 protein, which produces MTVTITKEKLLPVELNQLDKIALRQQLAEARQRVLKKIDRNRVKFEGKFPAETCENNYFALTENVEWTTSFWSGQLWLAWEMTGEDKYRLAAEQHILSFGNRIANRIDTATHDLGFLYTLSCVSAWRLTGNREARGFALLAADALMERFNPQSGIIQAWGNLSDPEQAGRMIIDCNMNLPLLYWATEQTGEPRYAEAARRHAQQAANYIVRPDASTFHTYYMDTVTGEPRFGNTHQGYADDSCWSRGQAWGIYGFLLSYRYTGDKEMVELSRRLAHYFLNRLPEDDVCHWDLALLGTDQPRDSSAAAIAVCGLLDLTQALPATDETRAYYEEMALRIMASLTANYLAADDEDCDGLLKHSVYHMASGKGVDQCSSWGDYFYVEALVRLTQCWKPYW; this is translated from the coding sequence ATGACCGTGACCATAACCAAAGAGAAGCTGCTGCCGGTTGAGCTAAACCAATTGGACAAAATTGCTCTTCGCCAGCAGTTGGCCGAAGCCCGCCAGCGGGTGCTAAAGAAAATCGACCGCAACAGGGTCAAATTCGAGGGGAAATTCCCGGCTGAAACCTGTGAAAACAACTACTTTGCGTTAACCGAAAATGTCGAGTGGACCACCAGCTTCTGGAGCGGGCAGCTGTGGCTGGCGTGGGAGATGACCGGCGAGGACAAATACCGGCTGGCGGCGGAGCAGCACATCCTCTCCTTCGGCAACAGAATTGCTAATCGCATCGACACCGCCACTCACGACTTGGGCTTCCTCTATACCCTCTCCTGCGTCAGCGCGTGGCGACTCACCGGCAATCGCGAGGCGCGAGGCTTTGCCCTGCTGGCGGCGGATGCCCTCATGGAACGCTTTAACCCGCAGTCGGGGATTATTCAGGCGTGGGGCAATTTGAGTGACCCGGAACAGGCTGGCCGGATGATCATTGACTGCAATATGAACCTGCCGCTGCTCTATTGGGCCACTGAGCAAACCGGGGAACCGCGCTACGCCGAGGCCGCGCGCCGCCATGCTCAGCAGGCCGCCAACTATATTGTCAGGCCTGACGCCTCGACCTTCCACACCTACTATATGGATACGGTGACCGGCGAGCCGCGCTTTGGCAATACTCACCAAGGCTATGCCGACGATTCATGCTGGTCGCGCGGGCAGGCTTGGGGGATTTACGGCTTCCTGCTCAGTTACCGCTATACCGGCGACAAGGAGATGGTGGAGTTATCGCGGCGACTGGCTCACTACTTCCTCAATCGCCTGCCGGAAGATGACGTCTGCCACTGGGATCTGGCCCTGCTCGGCACCGACCAGCCGCGCGACAGCTCGGCCGCCGCCATCGCCGTGTGCGGCCTGCTGGATTTGACTCAAGCCCTGCCCGCCACGGATGAAACACGCGCCTACTATGAGGAGATGGCGCTGCGCATTATGGCGTCGCTGACCGCCAATTATCTGGCGGCCGATGACGAAGATTGCGACGGCTTGCTCAAGCATTCCGTCTACCACATGGCGAGCGGCAAAGGGGTGGATCAGTGCTCTAGCTGGGGCGACTACTTCTATGTTGAGGCGCTGGTACGCCTGACGCAGTGCTGGAAACCCTACTGGTAA
- a CDS encoding oligosaccharide MFS transporter encodes MKTIKTASKSAYYKMSSFIFLYFFTWSSSFGLYALWLGQKAGLDSMDIGAVFAINGVFAVVMKPVYGYIMDKIGMSKSLLYFVVIVSAMMAPFFIYVYQPLLETHLMIGIIIGALYLSLGWYAGVAASESYADRFSRLYSMEFGQIRMWGSLGWAVAASFSGLLFNLSPAWNFSLSSLSSLLMLGVLLSLKIGEAEMRNNNVISQDKIVFSDVILLLKNRKFWMFSLYVAGVAWVMFVAEQQFSRYFVTFFPTKEQGNAMYGYLSTVQSGTEFLMMMVIPFLVNYFGAKKGLLLVGVVVGVRLIASGLTNDPLIISIIKPFYGLEIALILVSVFKYIAEHFHKRVNATMYLLGYQAMIYVGSIVVAPPAGYFYDRIGFAHTYLIMGGIALCFTLISAFTLSACHSRRHGVVQAPTPPEVNAAAPLTPVKH; translated from the coding sequence ATGAAAACAATAAAAACAGCCAGTAAGTCTGCTTATTATAAAATGAGCAGTTTCATCTTCCTCTATTTCTTCACTTGGTCTTCCAGCTTCGGCTTATATGCGTTATGGCTGGGACAAAAGGCCGGATTAGACAGTATGGATATCGGCGCGGTATTTGCGATTAACGGCGTTTTCGCCGTGGTCATGAAACCGGTCTATGGCTATATCATGGATAAAATAGGCATGAGTAAAAGCCTGCTTTATTTCGTGGTGATCGTCTCCGCCATGATGGCCCCCTTCTTTATTTATGTTTACCAGCCCCTGCTGGAAACCCATTTAATGATCGGCATTATTATCGGCGCGCTCTATTTAAGCCTGGGCTGGTACGCGGGCGTCGCGGCGTCGGAATCCTATGCCGATCGCTTTAGCCGCCTATACAGCATGGAGTTCGGCCAGATTCGCATGTGGGGCTCGCTCGGCTGGGCGGTGGCGGCGTCGTTTTCCGGCCTGCTGTTTAACCTCTCTCCGGCGTGGAACTTCAGTCTGAGTAGCCTGAGTTCGCTGCTGATGCTCGGCGTGCTGCTGTCGCTAAAAATTGGCGAAGCCGAAATGCGCAATAACAATGTGATTTCGCAAGACAAAATTGTTTTTAGCGATGTCATTCTGCTGCTGAAGAATCGCAAATTCTGGATGTTTTCCCTGTACGTCGCCGGTGTTGCCTGGGTGATGTTTGTCGCCGAACAGCAGTTTTCGCGCTATTTCGTCACCTTCTTCCCGACCAAAGAGCAAGGCAACGCCATGTACGGCTACCTCAGCACCGTGCAGTCTGGCACCGAGTTCCTGATGATGATGGTGATCCCTTTCTTGGTGAACTATTTCGGTGCTAAAAAGGGCTTGTTGCTGGTTGGGGTGGTGGTCGGCGTGCGGCTGATTGCCTCTGGGTTGACCAATGACCCGCTGATTATCTCGATCATCAAACCCTTCTATGGTCTGGAAATTGCCCTGATTCTGGTGTCGGTTTTCAAATATATCGCCGAGCATTTCCATAAACGCGTCAATGCCACCATGTACCTGCTGGGCTATCAGGCGATGATTTATGTCGGCTCCATTGTGGTCGCCCCGCCCGCTGGCTACTTTTATGACCGCATCGGCTTTGCCCATACCTACCTGATCATGGGTGGCATCGCGCTGTGCTTCACCCTGATTTCCGCCTTTACCCTGTCAGCCTGCCACAGCCGCCGCCATGGCGTGGTTCAGGCCCCGACGCCCCCAGAGGTTAACGCCGCCGCGCCTTTAACCCCCGTAAAACACTAA
- a CDS encoding DUF2264 domain-containing protein — translation MNQVKIKSDYPLRTRQQVKDLLGDMLSAVAPYTEEGKSGIDLGHSTTHYGKKIAKMEALSRMLWGIFPLLANGDECENLSFYLTAIRNGTNPEHAEYWGDIHDFDQRCVEMAAFGVGLALLDKRLLAYFSDAEQHNLIDWLNQGKDATIPNNNWNYFPIMVQMGCKQAGLPWDREAVEARFALMEAYYLGDGWYSDGPGRPRDYYVSMAFHYYGLLYANYMADVDVQRCAQLRQRAQQFAGDFISLFSAEGAAVPFGRSMTYRFAEAAFWSAAAFSGLEVYSPGVIKGIVLRHLRSWLKQPIFDRDGVLSIGYHTPNLVMAEDYNAPGSPYWACKLFLVLALPENHAFWQAQELPLPRLNSPHCIPHASQILLRDAAQRHVVMLTSGQLELNNFVNTEAKYTKFAYSSQFGFTLDRGRFGLNHAACDSMLVLSEGDGYYRGRRGCEETVTRPEVIYSRWKPWHDVEVKSWLFPCGEGHLRLHHLTSARALDAVEGGFAVIHDRQTQVQLDENSSSSRIVACNGYSHIADVGEATPREAASVVTPPNSSIMFAETAAIPLLKTSLSPGSHWLMSAVFASADVSAMPKILPRVIRGESEIEIHYQGRHWTVIL, via the coding sequence ATGAATCAGGTGAAAATCAAGAGTGATTACCCGCTACGCACTCGCCAACAGGTGAAAGATCTGCTGGGCGATATGCTGTCTGCCGTCGCGCCCTATACCGAAGAAGGCAAAAGCGGCATTGACCTCGGCCACTCCACCACCCATTACGGTAAAAAGATAGCGAAGATGGAAGCTCTGTCGCGCATGCTGTGGGGCATCTTTCCCCTGCTCGCCAATGGCGACGAGTGTGAAAACCTGTCGTTTTACCTCACGGCGATCCGCAACGGCACCAACCCCGAGCACGCCGAATATTGGGGCGATATTCACGACTTTGACCAGCGCTGTGTGGAAATGGCGGCTTTTGGCGTCGGCCTGGCGCTGCTAGATAAAAGGCTGCTGGCCTATTTCAGTGACGCCGAGCAGCACAACCTGATTGACTGGCTTAACCAAGGCAAAGACGCCACCATCCCTAATAACAACTGGAATTACTTCCCCATCATGGTGCAGATGGGCTGCAAGCAGGCCGGTTTGCCGTGGGACCGCGAGGCGGTCGAGGCCCGTTTCGCGCTGATGGAGGCCTATTACCTCGGCGACGGCTGGTATTCCGACGGGCCGGGTCGCCCGCGCGACTACTATGTGTCGATGGCATTTCACTACTACGGCCTGCTGTACGCCAACTATATGGCGGATGTCGATGTCCAACGTTGTGCCCAATTGCGCCAGCGCGCGCAGCAGTTCGCCGGGGATTTCATCAGCCTGTTTTCCGCCGAAGGGGCCGCCGTGCCCTTTGGCCGCAGCATGACCTATCGCTTCGCCGAAGCCGCCTTCTGGAGCGCCGCCGCGTTTAGCGGGTTGGAGGTGTACTCCCCCGGCGTCATTAAAGGCATTGTCCTGCGCCACCTGCGCAGCTGGCTGAAACAGCCGATTTTTGACCGCGACGGCGTGCTGAGCATTGGCTATCACACGCCGAATCTGGTGATGGCCGAGGATTACAACGCGCCCGGCTCCCCTTACTGGGCCTGCAAGCTGTTTCTGGTGCTGGCATTGCCCGAGAACCATGCTTTCTGGCAGGCGCAAGAGCTGCCCTTGCCCCGCCTCAACAGCCCGCACTGCATTCCTCACGCCAGCCAGATCCTGCTGCGCGACGCGGCGCAACGGCACGTGGTAATGCTGACATCAGGCCAGCTGGAGCTGAATAACTTCGTCAATACCGAGGCGAAATACACCAAGTTTGCCTACTCCAGCCAGTTTGGTTTCACCCTCGACCGCGGCCGGTTTGGCCTCAACCACGCGGCCTGCGACTCCATGCTGGTGCTGTCAGAAGGCGATGGCTACTACCGTGGACGCCGTGGCTGCGAAGAGACAGTGACGCGCCCAGAGGTGATTTATTCGCGCTGGAAACCCTGGCACGATGTGGAAGTGAAAAGCTGGCTGTTCCCCTGCGGCGAGGGCCATCTGCGTTTGCACCATCTGACCAGCGCCCGCGCACTCGACGCCGTCGAAGGCGGCTTCGCGGTGATCCATGACCGCCAGACGCAGGTGCAACTAGATGAAAATAGCTCCTCGAGCCGGATAGTCGCCTGCAACGGCTACAGCCACATCGCCGACGTCGGCGAGGCTACCCCGCGCGAGGCGGCGAGCGTGGTAACGCCGCCCAATAGCAGCATTATGTTCGCCGAAACCGCGGCTATTCCGCTGCTCAAAACCTCCCTTTCCCCCGGCTCGCACTGGCTGATGTCCGCCGTGTTCGCCTCTGCCGATGTATCAGCTATGCCAAAAATCTTACCCCGCGTTATTCGCGGTGAAAGCGAGATAGAGATCCACTATCAGGGCCGTCACTGGACCGTCATCCTTTAA
- a CDS encoding AraC family transcriptional regulator, translated as MAVTDFLERIALNDRQISFNRMSRGSANYFHWHQCLEMLFISQGYGIVIVDNQQYTLRPGRLFVFPPFKLHKVFVEQSEKNHYVRTTVHLDHLLLDGFLHCFPQRRAHFSHLWGAESDAHIFDLADNAQHIETILESFQRLQLAATPQWEDIAMMILQLMEFMPEQQVKRKTVSRTTASKVMQWIEENYVMKFSLAELSTAIGLSQSYISRVFSQETGGSVVDYLATRRIKRACELLRSTDMRIEEVASQCGFADTPYFITCFRKLIGRTPLQYRKAAFRLEL; from the coding sequence ATGGCGGTGACCGACTTTCTCGAACGCATTGCATTAAACGATCGGCAGATCTCGTTTAATCGCATGAGCAGGGGCAGCGCCAATTATTTTCATTGGCACCAATGTTTAGAGATGCTGTTTATCAGTCAGGGGTACGGGATAGTGATTGTTGATAATCAACAGTACACGCTGCGCCCCGGCCGCCTGTTTGTCTTTCCGCCCTTTAAGTTGCACAAGGTGTTTGTCGAGCAGAGTGAGAAAAACCACTATGTCCGCACCACGGTGCATCTTGATCACCTGCTGCTGGACGGCTTTTTGCACTGTTTCCCCCAGCGCCGGGCGCACTTCTCACACCTGTGGGGCGCGGAGAGCGATGCGCATATCTTTGATTTAGCAGATAACGCTCAACATATCGAAACCATTCTCGAAAGCTTCCAGCGGCTACAGCTGGCCGCCACGCCGCAGTGGGAGGATATCGCCATGATGATATTGCAGCTGATGGAGTTCATGCCCGAGCAGCAGGTGAAGCGCAAAACCGTCAGCCGCACCACGGCCTCCAAAGTGATGCAGTGGATAGAAGAGAATTACGTGATGAAGTTTTCGCTGGCCGAGTTATCGACGGCGATTGGACTGTCGCAAAGCTATATTTCGCGAGTTTTTAGCCAAGAAACGGGCGGCTCGGTGGTGGACTATTTGGCGACGCGGCGCATCAAACGCGCCTGTGAGCTGCTGCGCTCCACCGATATGCGGATAGAAGAGGTGGCGAGTCAGTGCGGGTTTGCCGATACGCCCTATTTTATTACCTGTTTTCGTAAGTTGATTGGCCGCACCCCGCTGCAATATCGCAAAGCGGCGTTTCGGCTTGAGCTTTAA
- a CDS encoding glucan biosynthesis protein D, with product MERRAFIKASMAFAAYCGVPAMASVFTRSAEAAQGNVADGGATSFDFSVLQKMASSLASKPYGGAPQPLPKTLAELTPQAYNAIEYDHAHSLWHDLPNRQLDVELFHVGMGFKRRVQMYSVDADKKQAREIHFRPELFQYHNAGVDTKQLEGITNLGFAGFKVNKAPELTRRDVVSFLGASYFRAVDDTYQYGLSARGVAVDTFVGQPEEFPDFTAFWFETPKSGDTTFTVYALLDGPSVTGAYRFIIHCEPTRVVMEIEKHLNARQDIKQLGISPMTSMYSCGTSERGRCDTIHPQIHDSDRLAMWRGNGEWVCRPLNNPQKLQFNAFADENPKGFGLLQLDHDFNNYQDVIGWYNKRPSLWVEPVGNWGKGAINLLEIPTTGETLDNIVCFWQPEKPVKAGDNFTFSYKLYWSSEPPERSPLSNVLATRTGMGGFPEGWAPGEHYPNVWARRFAVDFIGGELKSYADKGIEPVINVSAGKIKNIEILYVQPFDGYRILFDWYPDSDSVAPVELRMFLRSGNTALSETWLYQYFPPAPDKRKYIDDRQMS from the coding sequence ATGGAACGAAGAGCATTTATTAAAGCGTCAATGGCGTTTGCCGCCTACTGCGGGGTGCCAGCAATGGCATCAGTGTTCACGCGATCTGCTGAGGCAGCGCAGGGGAATGTTGCAGACGGTGGTGCAACGTCTTTTGACTTCTCCGTGTTGCAAAAGATGGCCAGCTCCCTGGCGTCGAAGCCCTACGGTGGCGCGCCGCAGCCTCTGCCTAAAACGCTGGCAGAGCTAACACCGCAGGCGTACAACGCCATTGAATATGATCACGCCCACTCCCTGTGGCATGACCTGCCAAACCGCCAGCTGGACGTCGAGCTGTTCCACGTCGGCATGGGCTTTAAGCGCCGCGTGCAGATGTATTCCGTTGATGCCGACAAAAAACAGGCGCGTGAGATCCACTTCCGCCCTGAATTGTTCCAGTATCACAATGCCGGGGTCGACACCAAGCAGCTGGAGGGCATTACCAACCTCGGGTTCGCCGGTTTCAAAGTCAACAAAGCCCCTGAACTGACCCGCCGTGACGTGGTTTCTTTCCTGGGTGCGAGCTATTTCCGCGCCGTGGATGACACTTATCAGTATGGCTTATCTGCCCGTGGCGTGGCCGTCGACACCTTCGTCGGCCAGCCGGAAGAGTTCCCGGACTTCACCGCGTTCTGGTTTGAAACGCCAAAATCTGGCGACACCACCTTCACAGTTTACGCCCTGTTGGATGGCCCAAGCGTCACCGGCGCTTACCGTTTCATCATTCACTGCGAGCCAACGCGCGTAGTGATGGAAATCGAAAAGCACCTCAATGCGCGTCAGGACATCAAGCAGCTCGGCATCTCGCCAATGACCAGCATGTACAGCTGCGGTACCAGCGAGCGCGGACGCTGCGACACCATTCACCCGCAAATTCATGACTCGGATCGCCTGGCCATGTGGCGCGGCAACGGCGAATGGGTTTGCCGCCCGCTGAATAACCCGCAAAAGTTGCAGTTCAACGCCTTTGCCGATGAAAACCCGAAAGGCTTTGGCCTGTTACAGCTCGACCACGACTTCAACAATTATCAGGACGTGATTGGCTGGTACAACAAGCGCCCGAGCCTGTGGGTGGAGCCGGTCGGCAACTGGGGGAAAGGGGCGATTAACCTGCTGGAGATCCCAACCACCGGCGAGACGCTGGATAACATCGTCTGCTTCTGGCAGCCGGAGAAGCCGGTCAAGGCTGGGGATAATTTCACTTTCAGCTACAAGCTTTACTGGAGCAGCGAGCCGCCGGAGCGTAGCCCGTTATCCAACGTGCTGGCCACCCGCACCGGCATGGGCGGTTTCCCTGAGGGTTGGGCGCCGGGCGAACATTATCCTAACGTCTGGGCGCGCCGCTTCGCGGTCGATTTCATCGGCGGCGAACTGAAATCCTACGCCGATAAAGGCATCGAGCCGGTGATTAATGTTTCTGCCGGTAAGATTAAAAACATTGAAATCCTGTACGTGCAGCCGTTCGATGGTTATCGCATCCTGTTCGACTGGTACCCGGACAGCGATTCTGTCGCGCCGGTCGAGCTGCGCATGTTCCTGCGCTCGGGTAACACCGCGCTGTCAGAAACCTGGCTGTACCAGTATTTCCCACCGGCCCCGGATAAGCGTAAGTACATTGATGACCGCCAGATGAGCTAA